A portion of the Plasmodium gaboni strain SY75 chromosome 5, whole genome shotgun sequence genome contains these proteins:
- a CDS encoding hypothetical protein (conserved Plasmodium protein, unknown function) produces the protein MLYSYWLLYITIAKTLSCFNFNNALEQTNYLVLKNAYIDCKNYNVIDKKNEEYTIKQGELYCDEDPFCNYFLYNQKKKEIRLCYDKKINLKQPKYDDTWVTSIKGNVFENFSPSLINSQGICSNQVDKIFFNSLNEAIQKGKENNKKFLILNFQSKNSEDNIEGYFCESIDYFINREGYVVFDFIKREQPHQSCLKSKKCGLRGSVQSDDSKYEENINPGDVVVAHKF, from the exons atgttatattCTTATTGGCTCCTCTATATAACAATAGCAAAGACG CTTTCATGTTtcaattttaataatgCATTAGAACAGACTAACTATTTAGttttaaaaa atGCATATATAGATTGCAAAAACTATAATG TTATAGACAagaaaaatgaagaatACACCATAAAACAAGGAGAATTG TATTGTGATGAAGACCCTTTttgtaattattttttatataatcagaagaaaaaagaaattcGACTATGCTACGATAAgaaaattaatttaaaacagcctaaatatgatgatac ATGGGTAACAAGTATAAAGGGAAATGtttttgaaaatttttCTCCATCACTTATCAATTCACAAGGAATTTGTAGTAATCAAGTTgacaaaatatttttcaattCATTAAATGAAGCAATCCAAAAAGGAAAG gaaaataacaaaaaatttttgATATTAAACTTTCAGTCCAAAAATAGTGAAG ATAATATAGAGGGCTATTTTTGTGAGAGCATAgattattttattaatagaGAAGGCTATGTAGTTTTTGATTTTATCAAAAGGGAACAACCTCATCAATCATGtttaaaaagtaaaaaatgTGGATTAAGAGGATCA GTACAATCAGATGATAGtaaatatgaagaaaatataaaccCCGGTGATGTTGTTGTTGCCCACAAATTTTAG
- a CDS encoding putative nucleolar preribosomal GTPase — translation MVKLQKNSKRQTLKQKYAIIKKVSAHKKKLKKIIKKTNIHNRRSTKKSLKIPECIFKKNILENIKNLSLNKKKKKNDITNCREIQINHHDDTTLKNIKYFIKNDISTIEGEENSRDNENIINTNKNNKNNNTKDKEENISDDYINNLQFSDYVNLDFLDKMKIYDKIKECNYNNLNEIYIYVDNLLDVIKNSDVVFYVIDIRNPLIYLDKDIINFINSCKKQIIIILNKCDLIDNGIIEQWVLFFRTYFITLPFISFINKSISPSYLVKNKSNEKNYKNNNYYYNNITMNNNMYNIKTCPIKNIMQKLSKNNQITYGVIGHIYTGRNSFINTILKEFNYINNIKKEQIDINLSHNINLYIKPGLILKKELNNLQLIKKLHVLTHQEIITLLEQFLLTLTGKNLIRLMNLIKENELANKFKQMCSNDTIKQLDKPNNKLQIKKFIIQSYLYQKNQDGQISNQINFKNMKTLFHNLFMNKIFYYVIPKSKISCDNQNGDTLKYFSTPFDKDLYYEVDQYVYLKKKPYTDYIIIKSDKFNFYN, via the coding sequence ATGGTGAAATTACAAAAGAATAGCAAAAGGCAAACGTTGAAACAAAAATATGctattattaaaaaagtCTCTGCTCATAAAAAGAAACTAAAAAAGATCATAAAGAAAACGAATATCCATAATAGGAGGAGCACAAAGAAATCTTTGAAGATTCCAGAATGtatatttaagaaaaacattttagagaatataaaaaatttatctttaaataaaaaaaagaaaaaaaatgatattacAAATTGTAGAgaaatacaaataaatcATCATGATGATACgacattaaaaaatattaagtattttataaaaaatgatatttcAACAATTGAAGGTGAAGAAAATAGTAGagataatgaaaatataataaatacaaataagaataataagaataataatacaaaagataaagaagaaaatatatcagatgattatataaataatttacaaTTTAGTGATTATGTTAATTTAGATTTTCTTgataaaatgaaaatatatgataaaataaaagaatgTAATTATAACAATTTGAATgagatatatatttatgttgataatttattagatgttataaaaaatagtgatgttgttttttatgttatagATATAAGAAATCCATTAATATATCTTGAtaaagatattataaattttattaattcttgtaagaaacaaataataattatattaaataaatgtGATCTTATTGACAATGGAATTATAGAACAATGGGTACTTTTTTTTCGTACCTATTTTATAACATTACCATTTATAagttttataaataaaagtatatCACCCTCTTATTTagttaaaaataaatcaaatgaaaaaaattataaaaataataattattattataataatattacaatgaataataatatgtataatataaaaacttgtcctattaaaaatataatgcaaaaattatctaaaaataatcaaatTACATATGGTGTTATAGGACATATTTATACAGGTCGaaattcttttattaatactatacttaaagaatttaattatattaataatataaaaaaagaacaaatagatattaatttatctcataatattaatctatatataaaaccTGGACTTAtcttaaaaaaagaattaaataatttacagttaattaaaaaattacatGTTTTAACACATCAAGAAATTATCACACTTCTAGAGCAATTCTTATTAACACTCACTGGAAAAAATCTAATACGCTTAATGAATctaataaaagaaaatgaacTAGCTAATAAATTTAAACAAATGTGTTCAAACGACACCATCAAACAATTAGATAAGCctaataataaattacaaataaaaaaatttattattcagtcttatttatatcaaaaaaatcAAGATGGACAAATAAGTaatcaaataaattttaaaaatatgaaaactttatttcataatttatttatgaataaaatattttattatgtaataCCCAAAAGTAAAATTAGTTGTGATAATCAAAATGGAGATACACTTAAATATTTCTCAACACCCTTTGATAAAGATCTATATTATGAAGTTGATcaatatgtatatttaaaaaaaaaaccatatactgattatattataattaaaagtgataaatttaatttttataattaa
- a CDS encoding hypothetical protein (conserved Plasmodium protein, unknown function) has product MYNFLRCKKKSIIFQILLIICTYNLLSKFANKFFYNNENNIKSYYVEGYNWNFLEKWKSINTNEKVEYKINYNIGLNIDAEIGDFGDYNSDVKTDLILFKYDKDKLLSTIFIYVFSVKENKFIYHTEVSFEGKIVNVTAIDLNFDGALDVLVLFKDIKDSNKSNKYYISAFLQNDNDQLEEIWNSKKKEQNDESITDNEEDNIYYTNIHPLICDINNDGLPDIIGQQSGGPDGFFRFIWINTRNGFKSFLWKNINIFQYSELDEITNPNSSAVVDINGDCKSDLVFTVYNSYEKRVALEIWLNKIIDGKSFYVKYSQDYLLPPNSLQVLFGDFNGDGSIDLVVPTCVKSSFCNYCCVSDDKIYFIPNIQKKICDSSWKKPDETKCRPASNLCSESDFEFQQNLNDDFISVVDTSGLHLSGNADYPYYLSVGDIDDDGYLDLLITLKNDKGQKYVRIYKNELKVHYEENSLEVRGFYNFYQFVTSPEESVTDVYNAAFFDIFENGVLDILIFGKYITSNKKTKYAAVGFIRNNETDSLFLKSTALNGICVNDCYKEKDKITTKTLGGNAHGPTFKITVIDVNGVKSSRIGVQKSQSAHFPLQLPYVLFGLGRTSNYVEEFYVGMPTHEQKYYNMWVSIIPNSHIIVIPYPLNNSNKWQIQLSVNPSKKFYSILYITLICLSVIGVLIFILDRKEKVEDSKEELGFKSHFVIG; this is encoded by the coding sequence atgtataattttttaagatgcaaaaagaaaagtataatttttcaaattCTGTTGATTATATGTACCTATAACCTTCTGTCAAAATTTGcaaataaatttttttataataatgagaataatataaagtCCTATTATGTTGAAGGTTATAACTGGAATTTTTTAGAGAAATGGAAATCtataaatacaaatgaaaaagtagaatataaaataaattataatatagGTTTAAATATAGATGCAGAGATAGGTGATTTCGGTGATTATAACTCAGATGTAAAAACAgatttaatattatttaaatatgataaagataaattattaagtactatatttatatatgtatttagtgtaaaagaaaataaatttatttatcaCACCGAAGTTAGTTTTGAAGGGAAGATTGTGAATGTGACTGCTATTGATTTAAATTTTGATGGTGCATTAGATGTATTAGTTTTATTTAAAGATATTAAAGATAGTAATAAATCgaataaatattatatatcagcatttttacaaaatgataatgatcaattagaagaaatatggaattcaaaaaaaaaagaacaaaatgaTGAATCTATTACAGATAATGaagaagataatatatattatacaaatatacATCCATTAATATgtgatattaataatgatggATTACCAGATATTATAGGACAACAATCTGGTGGACCTGATGGATTTTTTAGATTTATATGGATTAATACAAGAAATGGATTTAAAAGTTTTTTAtggaaaaatattaatatttttcaatattCAGAATTAGATGAAATTACTAATCCTAATTCTAGTGCAGTTGTTGATATTAATGGAGATTGTAAATCTGATTTAGTTTTTACAGTTTATAATTCATATGAAAAAAGGGTTGCACTAGAAATATGgttaaataaaattattgaTGGAAAAAGTTTTTATGTTAAATATTCACAAGATTATTTATTACCACCTAATTCTTTACAAGTTCTATTTGGTGATTTTAATGGAGATGGTTCAATCGATTTAGTTGTCCCTACATGTGTAAAGAGTTCATTTTGTAATTATTGTTGTGTTAGtgatgataaaatatattttattccaaatatacaaaaaaaaatttgtgATAGTTCTTGGAAGAAACCAGATGAAACAAAATGTAGACCAGCATCCAATCTTTGTTCTGAAAGTGATTTTGAATTTCAAcaaaatttaaatgatgATTTTATTTCAGTTGTAGATACATCAGGTTTACATTTATCTGGTAATGCTGattatccatattatttaagTGTAGGTGATATAGATGATGATGGTTATTTAGATTTATTAATaactttaaaaaatgataaaggacaaaaatatgtacgtatatataaaaatgaattaaaagTACATTATGAAGAAAACTCATTAGAAGTTAGAGGAttctataatttttatcaGTTCGTAACATCACCAGAAGAATCAGTAACAGATGTATATAATGCAGCATTCTTTGATATATTCGAAAATGGTGTATTagatattttaatatttggtaaatatattacaagtaataaaaaaaccAAATATGCAGCTGTTGGatttataagaaataatGAAACAGATTCTTTATTCTTAAAATCAACTGCTCTTAACGGTATATGTGTTAATGATTGttataaagaaaaagataaaattaCAACCAAAACATTAGGTGGTAATGCTCATGGACCTACATTCAAAATAACTGTTATTGATGTTAATGGAGTCAAATCAAGTAGAATAGGAGTTCAAAAAAGTCAGTCAGCACATTTCCCATTACAATTACCATATGTACTTTTTGGATTAGGAAGAACAAGTAATTATGTTGAAGAATTCTATGTTGGTATGCCAACACAtgaacaaaaatattataatatgtgGGTCTCTATTATACCAAATTCTcatattattgttattcCATATCctttaaataattcaaataaatGGCAAATACAACTTTCTGTTAATCCATCCAAAAAATTCTATTCCATACTCTATATAACCTTAATATGTTTAAGTGTTATTGGAGtacttatatttatattggACCGAAAAGAAAAAGTCGAAGACTCCAAAGAGGAACTTGGTTTTAAGAGTCACTTTGTTATaggataa